A genomic region of Drosophila kikkawai strain 14028-0561.14 chromosome X, DkikHiC1v2, whole genome shotgun sequence contains the following coding sequences:
- the elav gene encoding protein elav isoform X2: MANTGAGGGVDTQAQLIQSAAAAAAVAATNAAAAPVQNAAAVAAAAQLQQQQQQVQQAILQVQQQQTQQAVAAAAAAVTQQLQQQQQAVAAQQQQQQQQAQQQQQQQAAAAVVQQQAAAAAVVQQQAAAVQQAVVPQPQQAQANTNGNAGVGGGAQNGSNGSTETRTNLIVNYLPQTMTEDEIRSLFSSVGEIESVKLIRDKSQVYIDPLNPQAPSKGQSLGYGFVNYVRPQDAEQAVNVLNGLRLQNKTIKVSFARPSSDAIKGANLYVSGLPKTMTQQELEAIFAPFGAIITSRILQNAGNDTQTKGVGFIRFDKREEATRAIIALNGTTPSSCTDPIVVKFSNTPGSTSKIIQPQLPAFLNPQLVRRIGGAMHTPVNKGLARFSPMAGDMLDVMLPNGLGAAAAAATTLASGPGGAYPIFIYNLAPETEEAALWQLFGPFGAVQSVKIVKDPTTNQCKGYGFVSMTNYDEAAMAIRALNGYTMGNRVLQVSFKTNKAK, encoded by the coding sequence ATGGCAAACACAGGAGCAGGCGGCGGAGTGGACACACAGGCGCAGCTGATACAGAGCGCGGCGGCTGCCGCGGCAGTGGCGGCAACCAATGCGGCCGCCGCACCCGTACAGAATGCGGCCGCTGTGGCCGCCGCTGCCCagttgcaacagcagcagcaacaagttCAGCAGGCAATACTGCAggtgcagcaacagcagacaCAGCAGGCGGTGGccgcggcagcggcggccgTTACCCaacagctccagcagcagcagcaagcggtggccgcccagcagcagcagcagcagcaacaggctcaacaacagcaacaacagcaggcagcagcggcggtggTACAACAACAggctgcagcggcggcagtAGTGCAGCAGCAAGCGGCCGCAGTCCAGCAAGCCGTGGTGCCCCAGCCCCAACAGGCGCAGGCCAATACCAACGGCAATGCCGGAGTCGGCGGTGGCGCCCAGAATGGCAGCAACGGCAGCACAGAGACCCGCACCAATTTGATCGTGAACTACTTGCCGCAAACGATGACCGAGGACGAGATCCGGTCGCTCTTCTCCAGCGTCGGCGAGATCGAGTCCGTGAAACTGATACGCGACAAGTCGCAGGTCTACATCGATCCGCTCAATCCGCAGGCGCCCAGCAAGGGCCAGAGCCTGGGCTATGGCTTCGTCAACTATGTCCGGCCGCAGGATGCCGAGCAGGCGGTAAATGTGCTCAACGGCCTGCGTCTGCAGAACAAGACCATCAAGGTGTCGTTCGCCCGGCCTTCGTCGGATGCCATCAAGGGCGCCAATCTGTACGTTTCGGGGCTGCCGAAAACGATGACCCAGCAGGAACTGGAGGCCATCTTCGCGCCCTTCGGTGCAATCATCACATCGCGCATACTCCAAAATGCCGGTAACGATACCCAGACGAAGGGCGTCGGCTTCATACGGTTTGACAAGCGGGAGGAGGCCACCCGGGCCATCATTGCCCTTAATGGCACCACTCCCTCAAGCTGCACGGATCCCATTGTGGTCAAGTTCTCCAATACGCCGGGCAGCACCAGCAAGATCATCCAGCCGCAGCTGCCCGCTTTCCTCAATCCGCAGCTGGTGCGACGCATCGGAGGCGCCATGCACACGCCCGTCAACAAGGGCCTGGCACGATTCTCGCCCATGGCCGGCGACATGCTGGACGTGATGCTGCCAAACGGACTGGgcgcggcggcggcagctgccACGACGCTGGCCAGCGGACCGGGCGGTGCCTATCCGATATTTATATACAACCTGGCACCCGAAACGGAGGAGGCAGCGCTGTGGCAGCTCTTCGGTCCCTTCGGGGCTGTGCAATCGGTGAAGATCGTCAAGGATCCAACAACGAACCAGTGCAAGGGCTATGGCTTCGTCTCGATGACCAACTACGACGAGGCGGCCATGGCCATTCGGGCCCTCAACGGCTACACCATGGGCAACCGGGTGCTGCAGGTCAGCTTCAAGACCAACAAGGCCAAGTAG
- the elav gene encoding protein elav isoform X1: MDFIMANTGAGGGVDTQAQLIQSAAAAAAVAATNAAAAPVQNAAAVAAAAQLQQQQQQVQQAILQVQQQQTQQAVAAAAAAVTQQLQQQQQAVAAQQQQQQQQAQQQQQQQAAAAVVQQQAAAAAVVQQQAAAVQQAVVPQPQQAQANTNGNAGVGGGAQNGSNGSTETRTNLIVNYLPQTMTEDEIRSLFSSVGEIESVKLIRDKSQVYIDPLNPQAPSKGQSLGYGFVNYVRPQDAEQAVNVLNGLRLQNKTIKVSFARPSSDAIKGANLYVSGLPKTMTQQELEAIFAPFGAIITSRILQNAGNDTQTKGVGFIRFDKREEATRAIIALNGTTPSSCTDPIVVKFSNTPGSTSKIIQPQLPAFLNPQLVRRIGGAMHTPVNKGLARFSPMAGDMLDVMLPNGLGAAAAAATTLASGPGGAYPIFIYNLAPETEEAALWQLFGPFGAVQSVKIVKDPTTNQCKGYGFVSMTNYDEAAMAIRALNGYTMGNRVLQVSFKTNKAK, from the exons A TGGACTTTATAATGGCAAACACAGGAGCAGGCGGCGGAGTGGACACACAGGCGCAGCTGATACAGAGCGCGGCGGCTGCCGCGGCAGTGGCGGCAACCAATGCGGCCGCCGCACCCGTACAGAATGCGGCCGCTGTGGCCGCCGCTGCCCagttgcaacagcagcagcaacaagttCAGCAGGCAATACTGCAggtgcagcaacagcagacaCAGCAGGCGGTGGccgcggcagcggcggccgTTACCCaacagctccagcagcagcagcaagcggtggccgcccagcagcagcagcagcagcaacaggctcaacaacagcaacaacagcaggcagcagcggcggtggTACAACAACAggctgcagcggcggcagtAGTGCAGCAGCAAGCGGCCGCAGTCCAGCAAGCCGTGGTGCCCCAGCCCCAACAGGCGCAGGCCAATACCAACGGCAATGCCGGAGTCGGCGGTGGCGCCCAGAATGGCAGCAACGGCAGCACAGAGACCCGCACCAATTTGATCGTGAACTACTTGCCGCAAACGATGACCGAGGACGAGATCCGGTCGCTCTTCTCCAGCGTCGGCGAGATCGAGTCCGTGAAACTGATACGCGACAAGTCGCAGGTCTACATCGATCCGCTCAATCCGCAGGCGCCCAGCAAGGGCCAGAGCCTGGGCTATGGCTTCGTCAACTATGTCCGGCCGCAGGATGCCGAGCAGGCGGTAAATGTGCTCAACGGCCTGCGTCTGCAGAACAAGACCATCAAGGTGTCGTTCGCCCGGCCTTCGTCGGATGCCATCAAGGGCGCCAATCTGTACGTTTCGGGGCTGCCGAAAACGATGACCCAGCAGGAACTGGAGGCCATCTTCGCGCCCTTCGGTGCAATCATCACATCGCGCATACTCCAAAATGCCGGTAACGATACCCAGACGAAGGGCGTCGGCTTCATACGGTTTGACAAGCGGGAGGAGGCCACCCGGGCCATCATTGCCCTTAATGGCACCACTCCCTCAAGCTGCACGGATCCCATTGTGGTCAAGTTCTCCAATACGCCGGGCAGCACCAGCAAGATCATCCAGCCGCAGCTGCCCGCTTTCCTCAATCCGCAGCTGGTGCGACGCATCGGAGGCGCCATGCACACGCCCGTCAACAAGGGCCTGGCACGATTCTCGCCCATGGCCGGCGACATGCTGGACGTGATGCTGCCAAACGGACTGGgcgcggcggcggcagctgccACGACGCTGGCCAGCGGACCGGGCGGTGCCTATCCGATATTTATATACAACCTGGCACCCGAAACGGAGGAGGCAGCGCTGTGGCAGCTCTTCGGTCCCTTCGGGGCTGTGCAATCGGTGAAGATCGTCAAGGATCCAACAACGAACCAGTGCAAGGGCTATGGCTTCGTCTCGATGACCAACTACGACGAGGCGGCCATGGCCATTCGGGCCCTCAACGGCTACACCATGGGCAACCGGGTGCTGCAGGTCAGCTTCAAGACCAACAAGGCCAAGTAG